Proteins from a genomic interval of Rosa chinensis cultivar Old Blush chromosome 2, RchiOBHm-V2, whole genome shotgun sequence:
- the LOC112188163 gene encoding auxin-binding protein ABP19a: MIFPIFFTFVLLLSISDAAVQDFCVADYKAPEGPAGYSCKKAAKVTVDDFVFSGLGVAGNTTNIIKAAVTPAFAAQFPGVNGLGISLARLDLAPGGVIPFHTHPGASEVLIVTQGTIIAGFISSANTVYLKTLKTGDLMVFPQGLLHFQVNGGGTPAIAFPSFSSPSPGLQILDFALFKNDLPTSLVAMTTFLDVAQIKKLKGVLGGTN, from the coding sequence ATGATTTTCCCTATCTTTTTCACATTTGTTCTCCTCCTTTCCATTTCCGATGCTGCAGTGCAGGACTTCTGTGTTGCAGACTACAAGGCTCCAGAAGGCCCTGCAGGCTACTCCTGCAAGAAGGCTGCAAAAGTTACCGTAGATGACTTTGTATTCTCTGGCCTAGGTGTTGCTGGTAACACCACAAACATTATCAAAGCTGCAGTCACCCCAGCATTTGCTGCTCAATTTCCTGGTGTTAACGGCCTTGGCATTTCGCTGGCTCGTCTAGACCTGGCTCCTGGTGGAGTTATCCCATTTCACACACACCCTGGAGCTTCAGAAGTCTTGATTGTTACGCAAGGAACCATAATTGCCGGGTTCATTTCATCAGCTAACACAGTTTATCTGAAAACCCTTAAGACGGGTGATCTTATGGTGTTCCCTCAAGGGTTATTGCACTTTCAAGTGAATGGAGGTGGTACTCCAGCAATTGCCTTCCCTAGCTTCAGTAGTCCAAGCCCCGGTCTGCAGATTCTGGACTTTGCACTTTTCAAAAACGATTTGCCTACATCATTGGTAGCAATGACTACTTTCCTCGATGTTGCTCAGATCAAGAAACTTAAGGGTGTTCTAGGTGGTACTAATTAA
- the LOC112189171 gene encoding auxin-binding protein ABP19a encodes MIFPIFFTFFFLLSSSHASVQDFCVADLTAPEGPAGYSCKKPAKVTVDDFVFSGLGIAGNTTNIIKAAVTPAFAAQFPGVNGLGISLARLDLAVDGVIPFHTHPGASEVLIVVEGTICAGFVSSANTVYLQTLEKGDSMVFPQGLLHFQVNGGDTPALAFVSFSSPSPGLQILDFALFKNDLPTPLIAQTTFLDVAQIKKLKGVLGGTN; translated from the coding sequence ATGATTTTCCCTATCttcttcacattttttttcctcctctcCTCATCCCATGCTTCTGTGCAAGACTTCTGTGTCGCAGACTTGACAGCTCCAGAAGGCCCTGCAGGCTACTCCTGCAAGAAGCCTGCAAAAGTTACCGTAGATGACTTTGTGTTCTCTGGCCTAGGCATTGCTGGTAACACCACCAATATCATCAAAGCTGCAGTCACACCTGCTTTTGCTGCTCAATTTCCTGGTGTCAATGGCCTCGGCATTTCGCTGGCTCGTTTAGACTTGGCTGTTGATGGAGTCATCCCATTTCACACGCACCCCGGAGCTTCGGAAGTCCTGATTGTTGTGGAAGGGACAATCTGTGCCGGGTTTGTTTCCTCAGCTAACACAGTTTATCTACAAACTCTTGAGAAGGGTGACAGTATGGTTTTCCCTCAAGGTTTGTTGCACTTCCAAGTCAATGGAGGTGATACTCCAGCCCTTGCCTTTGTTAGCTTCAGTAGTCCTAGCCCCGGTCTGCAGATTCTGGACTTTGCATTATTTAAAAATGACTTACCGACCCCATTGATAGCTCAAACCACATTCCTCGACGTTGCTCAGATAAAGAAACTTAAGGGTGTTCTTGGTGGCactaattaa
- the LOC112187523 gene encoding auxin-binding protein ABP19a translates to MMRTSFLIFFVLSLILSSSYAAVQDFCVADYTAPQGPAGYSCKNPANVTVDDFVYSALGVPGNTSNMIKTGITTAFSSQFPGLNGLGVALARADLAVGGVVPMHTHHGASEIVLIIEGTITAGFISSDNKVYLKTLKKGDIMVFPQGLLHFQVNVGDTPALEFVSFSSDSPGLQILHTALFQNNLPTDLITRSTFLDTAEIKRLKALLGGTN, encoded by the coding sequence ATGATGAGGACgtcttttcttattttcttcgtgttgtctctcattctctcttcctcctatGCTGCTGTGCAAGACTTCTGTGTTGCAGACTACACAGCTCCTCAAGGCCCTGCAGGCTACTCTTGCAAAAATCCTGCAAATGTTACGGTGGATGATTTCGTCTACTCTGCCCTAGGAGTTCCTGGTAACACCTCAAATATGATCAAAACCGGAATCACCACCGCATTTTCTTCTCAATTCCCGGGTTTGAATGGCCTTGGCGTTGCATTAGCTCGCGCTGACTTGGCTGTTGGTGGAGTTGTCCCAATGCACACACACCATGGAGCTTCAGAAATTGTACTTATTATTGAAGGAACCATAACCGCCGGGTTCATTTCCTCAGATAACAAAGTTTATCTAAAAACTCTTAAGAAGGGTGACATCATGGTTTTCCCTCAAGGGCTGTTGCACTTCCAAGTGAATGTTGGTGATACTCCAGCTCTTGAGTTTGTTAGCTTCAGCAGTGATAGCCCCGGTCTGCAGATTCTCCATACCGCACTATTTCAAAACAATTTACCTACTGATCTAATCACACGATCCACTTTCCTCGACACTGCTGAGATAAAGAGACTCAAGGCTCTTCTTGGTGGTACTAATTAA
- the LOC112190992 gene encoding auxin-binding protein ABP19a, translated as MILPIFFIFFLTFSSSYAAVQDFCVADYTAPQGPAGYSCKNPANVTADDFVYSGLAVAGNTSNLNKVGINPAFAGQFPGLNGLGLSLVRADFEVGGVGPLHLHHGASELILVVQGTIIAGFIATDNTVYLKTLKQGDIMLLPQGLLHFQKNGGDTPALLFASFNSENPGVQLLENALFQSDLPTELISQTTSIDTAEIKKLKGLFGGTN; from the coding sequence ATGATTTTGCCTATCTTCTTCATattttttctcactttctccTCTTCCTATGCTGCTGTGCAAGACTTCTGCGTCGCAGACTACACAGCTCCTCAAGGTCCTGCAGGCTACTCTTGCAAAAACCCTGCAAATGTCACTGCGGATGATTTCGTCTACTCTGGCCTAGCAGTTGCGGGTAACACCTCAAATTTAAACAAAGTTGGAATCAACCCTGCATTTGCTGGTCAGTTTCCTGGTCTGAATGGCCTTGGCCTTTCACTGGTGCGCGCGGACTTTGAAGTTGGTGGAGTCGGCCCGCTCCATTTACACCATGGAGCTTCAGAACTCATACTTGTTGTTCAAGGAACAATAATTGCAGGGTTCATTGCCACGGATAATACGGTCTATCTAAAAACTCTGAAGCAGGGTGATATAATGCTTCTTCCTCAAGGTTTGCTCCACTTTCAAAAAAATGGAGGTGATACACCAGCCCTTTTATTTGCTAGCTTCAATAGTGAAAACCCGGGTGTGCAGCTTCTGGAGAATGCATTATTTCAAAGCGATTTACCTACTGAGTTGATATCACAGACGACTTCCATCGACACTGCTGAGATTAAGAAACTTAAGGGTCTTTTTGGTGGTACTAATTGA